In Aedes albopictus strain Foshan chromosome 3, AalbF5, whole genome shotgun sequence, the genomic window gtacaacctTGTACCTCAGTAGTCGATGTACTCCATGCTCAGATTCCTCTGCTTTTCGGTTgtttgacccacaatgactgcatctatgacGACCTGATCTTTACAGCCTTGAATCTCTTTGTGATAACCTTTTTGTTtatcggtcatcacgttgttggtaTCGCAGTGGGTTTGTATACTCCTCGCTATTTCCGACgccagcactttgtacagactcgaaaaGGCACGCTATTGGTCTGCACTGGTCTGTACGGTTGAATCAGCAATGTTTTGGTCCTTTGGCAGAAGATATGTGATTCTCCTGGCAATGAACtttggtagctgcgtggggtctggtacagcccaatttctggtaacCGGGTAGCCTCACGTATATCCTGGGCGATTACTACGAACGCAGTCATGTCTCAAACTCCATACGCTGTCGCTCTTTTTCTGCCGTCGCTGTGATGAACAGGCTTTTCCCAAGGATTGGCTCAGAACTATGTgacgtcgccaatctccggaagacCTTGTCCGTCCATGATCAGACTTGTCGTtgcggatgcagttgtagaactccctttcgttaatgttgaacatccggttttgttctttccgcttcgaacattctctaTAACACTGCAATAGTTTCGCAAGAGCATTCAATTTCTGTACATGGGTGTCGAAGATCTCCGTAATGTTGAATTCTGTGAAATCTCGGATATGTACGgccttcacaatttcagcaacataaccaACTAGACTCGTTGGCCGATTCCactgcttgtactgtgttaatcgagCAAGACCAATATTGGTCCGCAATGTGGCGATCCGattctccaaacgtcgcatccacgtGAGTTTTTTGTGTATTGGGACTTGTACGATCTTCACCGTCTGATTGAGGGCGCGTCCGCCCGCAATCAaagcgtcttgacaacagccatacacagtaaactgcagatcctcgaggttctgtacggcctccccgtactgtggcaaaatatcctggtttaggatgcttactgtACTTGTCAGCTGATAGGAATTCCGCAGAATTGGTATTCGGTGCTGGGACATGGGGTCTGCCCAACGaaactgcgtgactgctgtggcaTATGGAGTTCATTTTGTAGTTGTTGACGTTGTATATCCACAGTTGGTCTTGGAGCAGTGGGTGTCCCCTGTTAACTTTGGGACGAGGAGTCCTCCGTCACGGCCGAGGGAAGCCAGGCTGTCAGCTTCTACGTTCCCCTTGATGCCATAGTAACCCGACCCCACATCAAGGCGACCTCATTTCGGCATTTGTTCAGCAACTCCTGAATCTCCAGGACAAAATAATGCTTATTTCTAGGGGTCTGCAAAGCGTCGAGTACACTGGCCGAATCCGACACGATTCGTAGAGGGACAGAGCGGGGGTTATCAATGGTTCGCGATATCGTTGCGCCTTGGCTTAGTTCACCGAGCACAGGAGTCGGTGGAACTCGTCGTAGTCCTTGATGTGTATGCCGAAGCCAACCAACTCGTACTTTTTAGAGCCGTCAGTGTAGATACTTTTCGTTTGTCGGTACTTCTCACATAGTCTTTTTACAGAAGTGGCCCTGAAGCCTTGAAGGTTCGCGCTCTTCTGGAAGAGCCTTTTTAAGGCTACGTCCGCTATTGACTTCTCTGCGATCCAGCTTCTAGGGCGGATCCGGTGGAGTTCACCAACCGCACCGGGGGAGGCCATATCTGTAACTTTTTAATGAACTGGGCAATCTCTCAGTAACAAGAGACCTCTCGAGCTAGGTTTCAGGGTCAGCTTGCTACTGGCTAAGTTGAGGGGCTACGCGAGCAAGGTGTGCAGTGCACAGTCTACTGGCTAGTACTATCGTGGAgtgtaaatataaattgaactttGTAGGAAAAACTAGGGATTTATTGAGTGTTTTAGTCAATTGTTACAAGCTAAACTATTGGACGCTTttaaaggttcttcttcttctttatggctcgacgtccccaatgggacttggcctgcctcgcttcaacatagtgttctttgtgcacttccacagttattaattgaagggctttctttgcctgttattggatgaatttgaatattgtgagacaagtacaatgatacactatgcccagggagtcgaaaaaaaaatgtcccgaccggatcgggaatcgaacccgccgtctccggattggcgatccatagccttaccacTAGGCCAACTTGAGACTCCAAGGTTCTACTTGGACTATTGAAAATGGTGTAGTACATGGCGAATACTGACGCAGTTTTCTGCCGCGCACAATTGACAATTGTATAAAAACTTCGCATATCTTTTTATTCATAGCATTCTTTCGTAAATCATAAGTGCTTAAAAAATGAGTAGATTTTCATTTATTTGCACCTTTTGTGCTTTTACAACATTGACATGTTTCATTTGGTCCAATTTATTCTACCTACGGAATATATTATCTATGGCAATCGTTCGTTCAGGAAAAGCTAGCGTCAAATGCAGCAGTTATTTTTACTAAAAGCATACCCATAATGTGGTAATCCAATGTAATCCAAAAAACCCCCACTTCAATTAGCCCCGGAAAATCCGTTCGGATTGAGCCTTTGCCAGTTCCAGGTATCCTCGCACATTTCCTTCAGACCACGCTTGGCCTTCCAGCCCAGTTCTTTGGCTGCCAGCGTAACATCCGCATAGCTTGTGGCGACGTCACCGGGTCTCCTATAAGAAATTGACAATAATTAGAAGCTGGTTTTCGATAAGCTTAGAACAACAGGTACTCACCTATCAACGATTTCATACTTCACTTCCTTGCCGGACGCCTTGGAGAATGCTTCTACCACGTCCAGCACCGAGTACCCGCATCCGGTGCCAAGATTGTACACCACAAATCCTTTCAGATCACCACGCGCCAGCTTATCGAGAGCGCAGACATGTCCCTCGGCCAAATCAACTATGTGGATGTAATCGCGAACACCTGTCCCATCTGGGGTGTCGTAATTGTTACCGAATACCTTCAGACAAGGTCTACGACCAACGGCCACCTGAGAAATGTACGGCATCAGATTGTTCGGTTCTCCATTGGGATCTTCGCCGATACGGCCGGACTTGTGCGCTCCGACCGGGTTGAAGTATCGCAGCGATATCACCGACCACCGAGGATCCGACTCGCAGAGGTCCTTCAATATCTCCTCGGTGAAATATTTGCTCTTGCCATAAGGATTGGTGCAATTACCCGTTGGATGCTTCTCATCTAGTGGAAGCTTTTGCGGTTCTCCATACACTGTAGCACTAGAACTGTACACAAATTTGAATACATTACTCTGAAAGTAACACATTGTTAGCGGATATCAAATCGGAAACTCGTTATCGTAAGTACCTCGGCCATTACTTCCAGCAGCACGCTGGTACCGGTAATGTTGTTTTGATAGTATTGCAGCGGTATTCGGCATGATTCGCCAACTGCTTTCAGGGCAGCGAAATGTGCCACACAATCGATTTGGtgctaaaaacaaaacaaaaatcaaatccATCAATGTCCCTTTCCACCTATGTAATTCCAGGGCTGGTAGCGATTAGGCGACAAAATAATAGAGACTGAGCTTACAATCATTCATCAGTTTTCAATTTGCGAATTACTGCGTCACTACGCGACCTAACGAAGTCTCGTATTCTGATAAAACATAAGACAAAACTTATGATTGTTCTACAAAAAATGTCTGGCGGAACTTAAGCGAAATTATAATGACAAAATCATTAAAGTATTTTTACAAAATAAAAGAtgcaagaaaaaaacaaaaaagttactcGTTACCAGGCCTGCAATTTTGAATTCCAGCAGAAAAACAATCATGCAATGTATGAAGTTGTTGACTGATAACAACATGCAGTATCACAAACTAATAAGCCAAGCAAATTCCATTCGTTGGAAAACTGTGTTAATGGCTATGTAAACTATTGAACGATCATGATCATTGTTATCAGTCGAGAACTTATGAACACGTGAACGTGTTGTCACGTTTGCTAGCAATCACTTACCTTCTTAAAAACTTCTCTCAGCCCATTCTTATCACGAATATCCACATCATAGAATGTAACGTTCCTTCCCGTCAGTTCCTGTACCCGTTTCAGTGATTCCGGCAACTTAGCATCCACCGCTCCAAAGGCATTACACAAATTGTCCACACAAATGACCCGATGTCTAGCATTCAACAGTTCCAGAACAGTATGCGAGCCAACGAACCCTGCTCCGCCGGTTACTAGGATGCTCAGAGACATTATTACTCTCCACTAAGCCAACAAAGCTAAAAATAGAAAATTACCCCTAATTCATACTATCAGCCTACTAGATAGATTATCACCTTTACTTACCAGAATCAAAAGCACAGCCTGCGCGATCAGAACATCCAAGAATGAATAATCAGACGACACGTATCAACCCTTGACTCATTGCAGCACGCTATCGCTCGCATTCACTGCCTATCTTATCACAAACAGGCcgtcaaaaataataataaaacaaaactgatgatgatgacgacgatcaCCCGGCTGTCCGACAGCCTTGTTCCTACAAGCACTGTTTGCCACCGAAACAAATGCCAGTTATTGTTTTCCCTTGTTGTTTCGTTGATAACAGCCGGCGTacaaaactccaaaaaaaaaaaactgctaactAGACGAAAACGAACACGACCGCTCAACTCAAAAACAGACCAGAGACCGCTCCCACAATCATACTTTTTTTTCGTGTCGTGGGAATAGTTTAAGTTCCTGGTTCAAGTACTAGGTACCTACGGATATACGacgtagcagcagcagcatcagcacaTTTCGAACTACGGGATAAACAAACAAAACCGATGATGACGTTTGAAATTTTCTGATTCTCCGATATTTAGTAGCATCTTATGGATGGATTTATGAATCGCTTCGGACGTTGTGACGGAAAGGCGGGTAAGTATGGAGGTAGATTTTGCTGGGTTTGTGCGCCTGCGCTTGCACGTGGTCGGGGTAGAATACTGGGATCAGTGGTGCCagtcgattgtttttttttgttttttttttttacaaacatatGTGGACTGATATTGATAGAAGATTTAGATGTTAGATACTAGTGTAAACTGTTTCGGATTTTATAACTTTGCAATTCATCGATACTTTAACAATACAGAACACAGTTTGAAGCATTTTCTTTAAAGTGGAGACAATTTCCAAATTTGTTTCTGCATCACTAACTAGAGGTTTGAATCGATTTTACATATCAAGGGTAATGGAAATTGGAATTATGTTGTCGTAAACGCTGCCAGCTTccatttaaaataatcgttaggagTTACTGAAGTGAAATCAGTCAATATGAATACAAAATCCAtacgttaaatgaaaatttaaatttaatttgtaATATTGAAACAGTAAAAGCAGCATTTCTAGCCTAAATATAGTTTGAATGTTTGAATATTTAATGAATGTGAATTGATTTCACTTTAGAGCGGAAATGTATGGCTCATCACATGAAAAAAGCATCTCTTAATCCATCTTAACCGCTGAAACAGTGGACAAAAAAGAGCGAAAAAACAGCGTATTGAAAAACTGCCATTGGTTACATTGCAAACGCAGAATTTATCAGTAGGTATTTAGACTTATAGGATTTGcttggtaacggagtaattcgtagattgcatactggaagCCATGGCTGCTaagtatcagtctcagtgcctgtttttcagccgaaattgAGTAACTGCGACGGT contains:
- the LOC109407533 gene encoding UDP-glucose 4-epimerase; protein product: MSLSILVTGGAGFVGSHTVLELLNARHRVICVDNLCNAFGAVDAKLPESLKRVQELTGRNVTFYDVDIRDKNGLREVFKKHQIDCVAHFAALKAVGESCRIPLQYYQNNITGTSVLLEVMAESNVFKFVYSSSATVYGEPQKLPLDEKHPTGNCTNPYGKSKYFTEEILKDLCESDPRWSVISLRYFNPVGAHKSGRIGEDPNGEPNNLMPYISQVAVGRRPCLKVFGNNYDTPDGTGVRDYIHIVDLAEGHVCALDKLARGDLKGFVVYNLGTGCGYSVLDVVEAFSKASGKEVKYEIVDRRPGDVATSYADVTLAAKELGWKAKRGLKEMCEDTWNWQRLNPNGFSGAN